Proteins from a single region of Paenibacillus sp. BIHB 4019:
- the lonB gene encoding ATP-dependent protease LonB: protein MNLSIILMLIQVFFAVVIGLYFWNLLRNQKTNRSAVDRESRKEMDKLRKLRSISLTKPLAEKTRPQAMQDIVGQLDGLRALKAALCSANPQHVIIYGPPGVGKTAAARVVLEEAKKNASSPFLPEAKFTEIDATTARFDERGIADPLIGSVHDPIYQGAGAMGVAGIPQPKAGAVTKAHGGILFIDEIGELHPVQMNKLLKVLEDRKVYLESAYYNSEDVNIPSYIHDIFQNGLPADFRLVGATTRSPQELPPAIRSRCMEIFFRPLLAGEISSIAENAIRKIGFSPCPEAVEVVQRYATNGREAVNVIQLAAGVALSEKRDRITAADVEWVVNSSQIPPRPERKVPEAPQVGVVNGLAVYGPNMGMLLEVEVSAIPAASGKGQYTITGVVEEEELGGGSRTLRRKSMAKGSVENVLTMLRRYGLNPQDYDLHINFPGGTPIDGPSAGVAMATAIASAIKNETIDNKLAMTGEVGIHGDVKPVGGVLAKVEAAFQAGADTVIIPRENWQAIFADLKGLKVIPVERVDEVFNLVFPLGNTIVSEVENHVPNERYMGAAVPYLQADSAE from the coding sequence ATGAATTTAAGTATTATTTTGATGTTGATTCAAGTGTTTTTTGCAGTGGTTATCGGTTTGTATTTCTGGAATTTGCTGCGCAATCAAAAAACAAATCGGTCTGCAGTTGACCGTGAGTCCCGCAAGGAAATGGATAAGCTGCGCAAGCTGCGTTCCATCTCGTTGACGAAGCCGCTTGCCGAGAAGACAAGGCCGCAGGCGATGCAGGATATCGTTGGCCAGCTGGATGGCCTGCGCGCGCTTAAAGCCGCGCTGTGCAGCGCAAATCCGCAGCATGTCATTATTTATGGACCGCCGGGCGTCGGGAAAACAGCGGCTGCTCGTGTTGTGCTGGAGGAAGCAAAGAAAAATGCGTCCTCGCCGTTTTTGCCTGAAGCGAAGTTTACGGAAATCGATGCAACTACTGCGAGATTTGATGAGCGCGGCATTGCGGATCCTTTGATTGGTTCCGTTCACGATCCGATATATCAAGGCGCGGGGGCGATGGGCGTTGCTGGTATCCCTCAGCCGAAGGCTGGCGCTGTAACGAAGGCGCATGGCGGTATTTTGTTCATTGACGAAATCGGGGAATTGCATCCCGTCCAAATGAATAAGCTGTTAAAAGTGCTCGAAGATCGCAAAGTGTATTTGGAGAGCGCCTATTATAATTCCGAGGATGTCAACATTCCTTCGTATATCCATGATATTTTTCAAAATGGCCTGCCTGCCGATTTCCGTCTTGTCGGCGCGACGACACGTTCGCCGCAGGAGCTGCCGCCCGCAATTCGCTCGCGCTGCATGGAAATTTTCTTTCGTCCGCTGCTTGCGGGTGAAATTTCCTCCATTGCAGAAAATGCGATTCGGAAAATTGGATTTTCCCCATGCCCTGAAGCAGTAGAGGTCGTGCAGCGCTATGCGACAAATGGCCGTGAAGCGGTAAACGTCATTCAGCTGGCCGCAGGTGTTGCTTTGTCCGAGAAACGGGATCGCATTACAGCAGCCGATGTAGAATGGGTTGTGAACAGCAGCCAAATTCCGCCGCGTCCAGAGCGCAAGGTGCCGGAGGCGCCGCAAGTGGGCGTTGTCAACGGCCTTGCTGTCTATGGCCCGAATATGGGCATGCTGCTCGAAGTGGAGGTCAGTGCTATTCCGGCCGCCAGCGGCAAAGGGCAATATACGATTACTGGAGTGGTCGAGGAGGAAGAGCTTGGCGGAGGCTCGCGTACGCTGCGCCGCAAAAGCATGGCGAAAGGCTCTGTCGAAAACGTCCTGACGATGCTGCGCCGGTATGGTCTGAATCCACAGGATTATGACTTGCATATCAACTTCCCAGGCGGAACGCCAATTGATGGCCCGTCTGCCGGGGTTGCAATGGCGACGGCAATTGCTTCAGCGATCAAAAACGAGACCATCGACAACAAGCTGGCGATGACCGGGGAAGTCGGCATCCATGGCGACGTCAAGCCTGTAGGCGGCGTGCTGGCGAAGGTGGAGGCAGCTTTTCAGGCAGGGGCAGATACGGTCATTATTCCGCGTGAAAACTGGCAGGCCATTTTTGCTGATCTGAAAGGTTTGAAGGTCATTCCTGTGGAACGTGTAGATGAGGTATTTAATCTGGTGTTCCCTCTAGGAAATACGATCGTAAGCGAAGTGGAAAACCACGTTCCAAACGAACGGTATATGGGGGCGGCTGTTCCCTATTTGCAGGCTGATTCCGCAGAATGA
- the lon gene encoding endopeptidase La, with protein MGPGKTKNRRLPLLPLRGLLVYPSMVLHLDVGRDKSVRALERAMVDDHMILLCSQSEVNIEEPTEEDIYRVGTIAKVRQMLKLPNGTIRVLVEGVLRAEIMDYLPTEEFYEVMVKEFPEEETTDPEVDALMRSVLSQFEHYTSLSKKITPETHAAVSDIDDPGRLADVITSHLPLKIKDKQDILETIDVRQRLERLLDILNNEREVLELERKISQRVKKQMEKTQKEYYLREQMKAIQKELGEKEGRAGEVEELRSQLEQAGVPDQVKEKIEKEIDRLEKMPTTSAEGGVIRNYIDWLLSLPWNKETEDDLSLSKAEDILNQDHYGLEKPKERVLEYLAVQQLVKKLKGPILCLVGPPGVGKTSLARSIAKSLGRKFVRISLGGVRDEAEIRGHRRTYVGAMPGRIIQGMKTAGSSNPVFLLDEIDKMAMDFRGDPASALLEVLDPEQNNTFSDHFVEVPFDLSSVMFVTTANAMHNIPRPLLDRMEVLYIPGYTELEKLKIAERYLLPKQKREHGLTDEQLHVSEETLLQLIRDYTRESGVRNLEQQMAAICRKAAKQIVASGTVPIKAEEAAEQDEPALNMLEAAFGEGEDTASVSGRLEKQQAAGEQPEQRSAELVQPAEVKTLNVDLELLKEWLGPAKFRYGMAEAENQIGAVTGLAWTEVGGDTLVIEVTVMPGSGKLTLTGQLGDVMKESAQAAFSYTRSKALELGIDPQFHEKNDIHIHIPEGAIPKDGPSAGITIATALISALTGRYVSKEVAMTGEITLRGRVLPIGGLKEKSLAAHRAGIKKILLPKDNERDLRDIPDSVRSEITFVPVGHIDEVLLHALLPANTEEKAGTPIL; from the coding sequence GTGGGACCCGGAAAAACGAAAAACCGTCGGCTGCCCTTGCTTCCGCTCAGGGGGCTACTGGTATATCCCAGCATGGTGCTACACCTTGATGTGGGTAGGGACAAATCGGTTCGCGCGCTAGAGCGCGCGATGGTTGACGATCATATGATATTGCTTTGCTCGCAATCGGAAGTGAACATAGAGGAGCCGACTGAGGAAGATATTTACAGAGTCGGTACGATTGCGAAGGTACGGCAGATGCTTAAGCTGCCTAACGGAACGATCCGCGTGCTGGTGGAAGGCGTCCTGCGCGCGGAAATTATGGATTATTTGCCGACTGAAGAATTTTATGAGGTTATGGTTAAGGAATTTCCGGAAGAGGAGACGACCGACCCTGAGGTTGATGCGCTCATGCGCTCGGTGCTCAGCCAATTCGAGCATTATACTTCCTTGTCCAAAAAAATTACGCCAGAGACGCATGCTGCGGTCTCGGATATCGATGATCCAGGGCGTTTGGCCGATGTCATTACGAGCCATCTGCCGCTCAAGATTAAAGACAAGCAGGATATTTTGGAGACGATCGATGTCCGTCAGCGGCTTGAGCGTCTGCTCGATATTTTGAACAATGAGCGGGAAGTGCTGGAGCTGGAACGCAAAATCAGCCAGCGCGTCAAGAAGCAGATGGAGAAAACGCAGAAGGAATATTATTTGCGCGAACAGATGAAAGCGATCCAGAAGGAGCTTGGCGAGAAGGAAGGACGCGCCGGCGAGGTTGAGGAGCTGCGCAGCCAGCTGGAGCAGGCCGGCGTACCTGACCAAGTGAAAGAAAAGATTGAGAAAGAAATTGACCGTCTGGAAAAAATGCCGACCACCTCGGCTGAAGGCGGCGTTATACGCAATTATATCGATTGGCTCTTATCGTTGCCATGGAACAAGGAGACTGAAGATGATCTCAGTCTATCCAAGGCGGAAGACATTCTCAATCAGGATCATTACGGGCTTGAAAAACCGAAGGAGCGGGTACTGGAATACCTTGCGGTCCAGCAGCTTGTGAAAAAGCTTAAAGGACCGATTCTGTGTCTAGTCGGCCCTCCAGGCGTTGGTAAAACGTCGCTCGCCCGGTCCATCGCGAAGTCGCTCGGGCGCAAATTCGTTCGCATATCGCTTGGCGGGGTGCGGGACGAAGCAGAAATTCGCGGGCATCGCCGTACATACGTGGGTGCTATGCCAGGGCGCATTATTCAAGGCATGAAGACGGCCGGTTCAAGCAACCCGGTATTTCTGCTCGATGAAATCGACAAGATGGCAATGGATTTCCGCGGCGATCCGGCCTCCGCATTGCTTGAGGTGCTGGACCCTGAGCAAAATAATACGTTTAGCGATCATTTTGTTGAGGTTCCATTCGACTTGTCGAGCGTCATGTTCGTAACGACGGCGAATGCAATGCATAACATTCCGCGTCCTCTTCTGGACCGGATGGAAGTGCTGTACATTCCCGGATATACCGAGCTTGAGAAGCTGAAAATCGCTGAGCGTTATTTGCTGCCAAAGCAGAAGCGGGAGCATGGCCTTACAGATGAGCAGCTGCATGTGAGCGAGGAAACGTTGCTTCAGCTTATCCGCGATTATACGCGCGAATCCGGCGTGCGGAATTTGGAGCAGCAAATGGCTGCGATTTGCCGCAAGGCAGCGAAGCAAATTGTTGCATCGGGCACGGTTCCGATTAAGGCAGAGGAAGCTGCTGAGCAGGATGAGCCAGCTCTGAATATGCTGGAAGCGGCATTTGGCGAAGGCGAAGACACGGCATCCGTATCGGGCCGATTGGAGAAGCAGCAAGCGGCTGGCGAGCAGCCTGAGCAACGTTCAGCAGAGTTAGTGCAGCCTGCCGAGGTGAAGACTCTCAACGTTGATCTGGAGCTGCTGAAGGAATGGCTAGGACCTGCGAAATTCCGCTACGGCATGGCTGAGGCCGAAAATCAGATCGGTGCCGTTACAGGCCTCGCCTGGACGGAGGTTGGCGGCGATACGCTCGTTATTGAGGTGACCGTTATGCCGGGCAGCGGAAAGCTGACGCTCACGGGGCAGCTTGGAGATGTCATGAAGGAATCGGCGCAGGCTGCGTTCAGCTATACGCGTTCGAAGGCGCTGGAGCTTGGCATCGACCCGCAGTTCCATGAGAAAAACGATATTCATATTCACATTCCGGAAGGTGCGATTCCGAAGGATGGACCGTCTGCAGGCATCACGATAGCCACTGCGCTTATTTCGGCTTTGACTGGACGTTATGTGTCCAAAGAGGTCGCGATGACAGGGGAAATCACGCTACGCGGACGCGTACTGCCAATCGGCGGACTCAAGGAGAAATCGCTTGCCGCCCACCGGGCAGGCATTAAGAAAATATTGCTGCCGAAGGATAATGAACGCGATCTGCGCGACATTCCAGACAGTGTGCGGAGCGAGATAACGTTTGTCCCGGTTGGGCATATTGATGAAGTCCTCCTGCATGCGCTGCTTCCGGCCAACACAGAAGAGAAAGCAGGAACACCTATATTATGA
- the speD gene encoding adenosylmethionine decarboxylase, with protein MEYSTFGRHVAVDTWGVDFDLLNNAEFLQAQMVEAAESCGATVMSVQSKQFEPQGATVLVLLSESHLSIHTYPERGFAALDCYTCGETVDPQVAIDYMIAVLKPTTTHAKKLIRGMGELQVEEPKMKQIELV; from the coding sequence ATGGAATACTCAACTTTCGGAAGACACGTTGCTGTTGATACTTGGGGAGTAGATTTCGATCTACTGAACAACGCTGAATTTTTGCAAGCCCAAATGGTGGAGGCTGCTGAAAGCTGTGGCGCTACTGTAATGTCGGTGCAATCCAAACAATTTGAGCCTCAAGGAGCAACCGTACTCGTGTTGCTGTCAGAGAGTCACCTCTCTATTCACACGTATCCTGAGAGAGGATTCGCCGCGCTTGATTGTTATACTTGCGGTGAAACCGTGGATCCACAGGTGGCTATCGATTATATGATTGCTGTGCTGAAGCCAACAACAACTCATGCAAAGAAGCTGATACGCGGTATGGGCGAATTGCAAGTTGAAGAACCGAAAATGAAACAAATCGAGCTCGTTTAA
- a CDS encoding YjgB family protein, which produces MIKTTAFKSFACMAAAAFMLLLAACSGAGNTAPAATSAVQSSTPDGQQQAGQTPDSQETSANGQETAPASSTDAGQAGQTAHAGQASETPSIGQLVDLAKEGKIPEVKYAAHIALFDEIEQDWGKADSTEAAGKGIYAAYTKRGVTIGFNKGMKVFDMRSYAANLQQLSYIDIEKSLGKADETATNGDDQIYVYKVNDQYQLKFIIPKATGKVDHISVFSPQDAKNNMAG; this is translated from the coding sequence ATGATAAAAACAACAGCATTCAAATCGTTTGCCTGTATGGCGGCAGCCGCTTTTATGCTGCTGCTGGCTGCTTGCAGCGGAGCGGGGAATACTGCGCCTGCAGCTACCTCTGCTGTTCAAAGCAGCACGCCTGATGGCCAGCAGCAAGCTGGACAAACACCAGATAGCCAGGAAACATCCGCTAACGGTCAGGAAACAGCGCCGGCAAGCTCAACTGATGCTGGACAAGCAGGTCAGACGGCACATGCAGGGCAAGCGAGCGAAACACCCAGCATAGGCCAGCTTGTTGATTTGGCGAAGGAAGGTAAAATTCCCGAGGTGAAATACGCAGCGCATATTGCGCTGTTCGACGAGATTGAGCAGGATTGGGGCAAGGCTGACAGCACGGAGGCAGCGGGAAAAGGGATTTACGCAGCCTATACAAAACGGGGCGTTACGATTGGCTTCAACAAAGGCATGAAGGTGTTCGATATGCGTTCCTACGCGGCCAATTTGCAGCAATTGTCTTACATTGATATTGAGAAGTCACTGGGCAAAGCCGATGAAACAGCGACGAATGGCGACGATCAGATTTATGTGTACAAGGTGAACGATCAATACCAGCTCAAATTCATTATCCCGAAAGCAACCGGAAAGGTCGACCATATTTCCGTATTCAGTCCGCAGGATGCAAAAAATAATATGGCCGGCTGA
- the ccsA gene encoding cytochrome c biogenesis protein CcsA, with product MATLNWLYDAILYVYALSLLFYFSDFMDASRRAKRMGTGLLIFVWILQTLFLISRIVSHFEVATISTFEYWLGFCWLLVSISLVISRFFKIEFIVFLVNVVGFSVLALNLYSKPGNEAMFAISTTARELLIVHISLVLVSYVSLTIGVIFAGMYIFLHRELKEKRWSKYVRRLPSLDKIERYSDRAVIIGVPLLALSLSLAVTLLLIEGRSMLLLDWKVITSFLALIVYIIFVVNRSLLNRTSTQLAKLHIVAFSFLVLNLLASYVSNFH from the coding sequence ATGGCAACGCTAAACTGGTTGTATGACGCGATACTTTACGTATACGCCCTGAGCCTTCTGTTTTATTTCTCCGATTTTATGGACGCAAGCCGGAGAGCGAAACGGATGGGTACAGGGCTACTTATTTTTGTATGGATATTACAGACGTTGTTTCTCATTTCGCGAATTGTGTCGCATTTTGAAGTGGCGACGATATCAACCTTTGAATATTGGCTAGGTTTTTGCTGGCTCTTGGTCTCTATATCGCTTGTAATCAGCCGTTTTTTCAAAATAGAGTTTATTGTATTTCTCGTAAACGTCGTTGGATTTTCCGTGCTGGCGCTTAATCTTTACAGCAAGCCGGGCAATGAGGCGATGTTTGCGATTTCCACAACAGCAAGAGAGCTGCTGATTGTGCATATTAGCCTCGTGCTTGTTTCCTATGTGTCGCTGACGATAGGCGTTATTTTCGCCGGGATGTACATTTTCCTGCATCGGGAGCTGAAGGAGAAACGCTGGTCCAAATATGTAAGAAGGCTCCCAAGCCTTGATAAAATTGAGCGATATTCTGATCGCGCTGTCATTATCGGCGTACCGCTGCTGGCGTTGTCGTTGTCGCTTGCCGTGACGCTGCTGCTCATTGAGGGGCGTTCGATGCTGCTGCTGGATTGGAAAGTCATTACTTCTTTCCTCGCTCTAATTGTATATATTATTTTTGTTGTAAACCGGTCGCTGCTTAATCGAACGAGCACACAGCTTGCGAAGCTGCATATTGTGGCGTTCAGCTTTCTAGTTCTCAATTTGCTGGCAAGCTATGTATCTAATTTTCATTAG
- a CDS encoding bifunctional precorrin-2 dehydrogenase/sirohydrochlorin ferrochelatase, which yields MNGYYPVMLKLQGCRCIVVGGGPIAERKVLGLLEAGADQVTVIALDFTPRIEELARGGHIETKARAYASGDAKAARLVFAATDQAELNRQIALDGEQAGIWVNRADEAAAGTFINPSVVRRGELVVAVSASGASPALSSRIREELARQYGQEYIGSTARLKELRERVKLTIGDRRLRSEVLKLAACEAPRQSEEDGDIDVWIERLIAATDRRNT from the coding sequence ATGAACGGCTACTATCCGGTCATGCTAAAGCTTCAGGGGTGCCGCTGCATCGTGGTCGGCGGCGGCCCGATTGCCGAGCGCAAGGTGCTAGGGCTGCTTGAAGCGGGAGCCGATCAGGTGACGGTCATTGCGCTTGATTTCACTCCGCGGATAGAGGAGCTTGCGCGTGGCGGCCACATCGAGACAAAGGCAAGAGCTTATGCGAGCGGGGACGCGAAGGCGGCGCGGCTGGTATTTGCCGCTACTGATCAGGCGGAGCTGAATCGCCAAATCGCGCTGGATGGCGAGCAGGCGGGCATTTGGGTTAATCGGGCAGATGAGGCTGCGGCTGGAACTTTTATTAATCCGTCGGTTGTGCGGCGCGGCGAGCTGGTCGTTGCCGTGTCAGCATCCGGGGCTAGCCCGGCATTGTCCTCGCGTATTCGGGAGGAGCTGGCGCGGCAGTATGGTCAGGAATATATCGGCAGCACAGCTAGGCTGAAAGAGCTTCGCGAACGGGTGAAGCTCACCATTGGCGACCGCAGGCTGCGCAGCGAAGTACTGAAGCTTGCGGCGTGCGAAGCTCCAAGACAAAGCGAGGAAGACGGCGATATAGACGTTTGGATTGAGCGGCTCATCGCAGCAACTGACAGGAGGAATACATAA
- the hemC gene encoding hydroxymethylbilane synthase, whose translation MAANMKDKRTIIVGTRQSALALTQTGQVIDELKRISEQHGFDYSFEIRKIVTKGDQILDVTLSKVGGKGLFVKEIEQALLDGEIDMAVHSMKDMPYELPEGLMNGAIPKRVDPRDCLIMKQGESLADLPQGAKVGTSSLRRSSQLKNLRPDLVVESIRGNIDSRIRKLETEGFDAIVLAAAGLSRMGWGNRISAFLPEEVSVPAVGQGALGIECRENDRQIRELLDLFNDSETAYAVRAERSFLGALNGGCQIPIGAHAVVRKGADGTLEGAELALTGIVGSADGAVLLKEIKTGSDPEVLGKEVAAALIARGADRILAEIGGS comes from the coding sequence ATGGCAGCAAATATGAAGGACAAGCGTACCATTATCGTCGGAACCCGCCAAAGCGCACTCGCGCTTACGCAAACGGGACAAGTGATTGACGAGCTGAAACGAATCAGCGAGCAGCATGGCTTTGACTATTCGTTTGAAATTCGAAAAATCGTCACAAAAGGCGATCAAATTCTGGATGTGACTTTATCGAAGGTTGGCGGTAAAGGATTATTCGTCAAGGAAATCGAGCAAGCGCTGCTGGATGGCGAAATCGATATGGCGGTTCACAGCATGAAGGATATGCCGTACGAGCTTCCTGAGGGATTAATGAATGGTGCGATACCAAAGCGCGTTGATCCGCGGGATTGCCTCATTATGAAGCAGGGCGAAAGCCTGGCTGATTTGCCGCAAGGCGCAAAAGTAGGAACGAGCAGCCTGCGCCGCTCCTCCCAGCTCAAAAACCTGCGCCCTGACCTAGTCGTGGAATCCATTAGAGGCAACATTGATTCCCGGATTCGCAAGCTGGAGACGGAAGGCTTCGATGCGATCGTTTTGGCCGCAGCCGGGCTCAGCAGAATGGGCTGGGGAAACCGCATATCTGCCTTTTTGCCGGAAGAGGTGTCTGTCCCAGCTGTTGGGCAAGGCGCGCTTGGCATTGAATGCCGGGAAAATGACAGGCAGATTCGTGAGCTGCTTGATTTATTTAATGACAGCGAAACCGCTTATGCGGTCCGGGCCGAGCGGAGCTTTCTCGGCGCGCTCAATGGCGGCTGCCAAATTCCGATTGGCGCCCATGCGGTTGTGCGTAAAGGTGCAGACGGCACGCTGGAAGGCGCTGAGCTTGCGCTGACGGGTATTGTAGGATCGGCGGATGGAGCAGTGCTGCTGAAGGAAATCAAGACAGGCAGCGATCCAGAGGTGCTGGGCAAGGAAGTGGCCGCAGCGCTCATAGCAAGAGGAGCGGACCGCATTTTAGCGGAAATCGGGGGATCGTAG
- the hemA gene encoding glutamyl-tRNA reductase, with protein sequence MHIITVGLNYRTAPVEVRERFAFSEKELPEAVKQLMNTDSIMECVIVATCNRTELYAVVDRHHLCGHYIRSFMEQWFNLPRKEFTNHLYMYEDEKAIEHLFRVASGLDSMIIGETQILGQVKDAFALAQQQRTTGTLFNTLFKQAITMAKRAHSETTIGESAVSVSYAAVELGKRIFGQFSKKTVMLIGAGETGELTAKHLYANGADRVIVVNRTYERAVQLADKFNGIACSMDEAAIRLHEADIVISSTGADNFVLTRQVVASAMQRRRSKPLFMIDIAVPRDLDPTIAAVDNVFLYDIDDLEGIVESNLEQRRKEAAKIETMIAQEMDLFEQWYKTLGVVPLIRALQTKAAEIHEETFNSLTNKLPDLDEHELKVIRKLTKSIVNQMMQDPILRIKEMAGERRADEAMDMFVKLFALEEQLDKSQQAELKAEAAEAAAAKMKIVQSPAATAALASALR encoded by the coding sequence ATGCACATTATTACAGTAGGTCTTAACTACCGTACAGCTCCAGTAGAAGTGAGAGAACGTTTTGCGTTTTCGGAAAAAGAGCTGCCAGAAGCTGTCAAACAGCTTATGAATACAGACAGCATTATGGAATGTGTCATTGTAGCGACCTGCAATCGGACAGAATTGTATGCGGTGGTGGACAGGCATCATTTGTGCGGGCATTATATCCGCAGCTTTATGGAGCAATGGTTCAACCTGCCAAGGAAAGAATTTACGAATCATTTATATATGTACGAGGATGAGAAGGCGATTGAGCATTTATTCCGCGTTGCAAGCGGTTTGGATTCCATGATTATCGGCGAGACGCAAATTCTCGGACAAGTGAAGGATGCTTTCGCGCTAGCCCAGCAGCAAAGAACGACGGGAACGCTGTTCAATACGCTGTTTAAGCAGGCGATTACGATGGCAAAGCGGGCGCATTCGGAGACGACGATTGGCGAATCTGCCGTATCGGTCAGCTATGCTGCCGTTGAGCTGGGCAAGCGTATATTCGGCCAATTTTCCAAAAAGACGGTCATGCTGATTGGGGCTGGCGAGACGGGCGAGCTGACAGCGAAGCATCTGTATGCGAATGGGGCTGACCGGGTTATCGTCGTGAACCGGACGTATGAACGTGCCGTTCAATTAGCGGACAAGTTTAACGGAATAGCTTGCTCGATGGACGAAGCGGCGATTAGGCTGCATGAAGCTGATATTGTCATTAGCTCGACGGGAGCTGACAACTTCGTGCTTACGCGTCAGGTCGTCGCAAGCGCCATGCAGCGCCGGAGATCAAAGCCGCTGTTCATGATTGATATCGCGGTCCCAAGGGATCTTGATCCAACGATTGCCGCGGTGGACAACGTCTTTTTGTATGACATCGACGACTTGGAGGGCATTGTGGAAAGTAACTTGGAACAGCGCCGCAAGGAAGCCGCCAAAATCGAAACGATGATCGCTCAGGAAATGGATCTGTTTGAGCAATGGTACAAAACGCTGGGAGTCGTGCCGCTTATTCGGGCGCTGCAGACGAAAGCGGCAGAGATTCATGAGGAGACGTTCAACAGCTTGACGAACAAGCTCCCGGATCTGGACGAGCATGAGCTTAAAGTAATCAGAAAGCTGACGAAGAGCATTGTCAATCAAATGATGCAGGACCCTATTTTGCGGATCAAGGAAATGGCCGGAGAAAGACGTGCTGACGAAGCGATGGACATGTTTGTAAAGCTTTTTGCACTGGAAGAGCAATTGGACAAGTCGCAGCAAGCTGAGCTTAAAGCGGAAGCTGCCGAGGCGGCTGCAGCAAAAATGAAAATTGTGCAATCACCTGCAGCTACGGCAGCATTGGCTTCTGCCCTTCGGTAG
- the yihA gene encoding ribosome biogenesis GTP-binding protein YihA/YsxC, protein MKITQADFIISAVQPHQYPEDALPEIALAGRSNVGKSSLINKMIMRKNLARTSSQPGKTQQLNYYRVNDSIYFVDFPGYGYAKVSKTQREAFGQMIERYIRDRKELKLQLLIIDIRHEPSKDDQLMYNWLKHYNIPTCIVATKADKIPKGKWDKHIKMIKTTLQADPRDKVVLYSSETGQGRDELWSVITETIST, encoded by the coding sequence ATGAAGATTACACAAGCAGATTTTATTATAAGCGCGGTTCAGCCGCACCAATACCCGGAGGATGCCTTGCCAGAGATTGCTCTGGCAGGGCGTTCGAATGTCGGGAAGTCCTCATTAATAAATAAAATGATTATGCGTAAAAACTTGGCAAGAACAAGCTCGCAGCCTGGCAAAACCCAGCAGCTTAATTATTACCGAGTTAATGACAGCATCTATTTTGTCGATTTCCCGGGTTATGGCTATGCCAAAGTTTCCAAAACCCAGCGCGAAGCTTTTGGTCAAATGATTGAAAGGTACATTCGCGATCGCAAGGAGCTTAAGCTGCAACTGCTTATTATCGATATTCGCCATGAGCCGTCGAAGGATGACCAGCTTATGTACAATTGGCTCAAACATTACAATATTCCAACCTGCATTGTTGCAACGAAAGCGGACAAAATCCCTAAAGGCAAATGGGACAAGCATATTAAAATGATTAAGACGACGCTGCAAGCTGACCCTCGTGATAAAGTGGTGCTCTATTCCTCGGAGACCGGCCAAGGCCGCGATGAATTATGGAGCGTTATTACGGAGACGATATCCACATAA